Proteins encoded together in one Mycobacterium sp. MS1601 window:
- a CDS encoding N-acetylmuramoyl-L-alanine amidase: MSSPRRGEAGDALRLGDRGVAVAEIRGALGALGLIENPDDDLTTGRHVAADVFDADLDHAVRDFQQRRGLLVDGIVGEATYRALKEASYRLGARTLHHQFGAPMYGDDVATLQARLQDLGFYTGMVDGHFGLQTHTALSSYQREYGLASDGICGPETLRSLYFLGPRVTGGSPHAIREEELVRRSGPKLSGKRIIIDPGRGGADHGLITQGPEGPISEADVLWDLASRLEGRMTAIGMETFLSRPANHSPSDAERAATANAVGADLMISLRCATQASPAANGVATFHFGNSHGSVSTIGRNLASFIEREVVARTGLRDCRTHGRTWDLLRLTRMPTVQVDIGYITNPRDRAMLVSSQTRDAIAEGVLAAVKRLYLLGKNDRPTGTFTFAELLAHEAAMGQAAAARLSGS; this comes from the coding sequence ATGTCGAGTCCGCGCCGCGGAGAAGCCGGTGACGCTTTGCGTCTCGGCGATCGTGGTGTCGCGGTTGCCGAAATCAGGGGTGCTCTGGGAGCGCTGGGTCTGATTGAGAACCCCGACGATGATCTGACCACCGGCCGCCACGTCGCCGCCGACGTCTTCGACGCCGACCTGGACCATGCGGTACGCGATTTTCAGCAGCGACGTGGTCTGCTGGTCGACGGGATCGTGGGCGAAGCAACCTACCGCGCACTCAAAGAAGCCTCCTACCGGCTGGGCGCACGTACCTTGCACCACCAGTTCGGCGCGCCGATGTACGGAGACGACGTCGCCACCCTGCAGGCCCGCCTGCAGGATCTCGGCTTTTACACCGGCATGGTCGACGGCCATTTCGGCTTGCAGACCCACACCGCGCTGAGTTCCTACCAGCGGGAGTACGGACTGGCGTCCGACGGGATCTGTGGTCCGGAGACCCTGCGGTCCCTGTACTTCCTTGGCCCGCGGGTCACCGGTGGGTCACCCCATGCCATCCGGGAAGAAGAGCTGGTGCGTCGGTCCGGACCCAAGCTCTCCGGCAAGCGGATCATCATCGATCCGGGCCGCGGCGGTGCCGACCACGGTTTGATCACACAGGGTCCAGAAGGCCCGATCAGCGAAGCAGACGTGTTGTGGGACTTGGCAAGTCGACTCGAAGGTCGGATGACGGCCATCGGCATGGAGACGTTCTTGTCCCGGCCGGCCAATCACAGCCCCTCGGACGCCGAGCGGGCCGCCACCGCCAACGCGGTGGGTGCCGACCTGATGATCAGCCTGCGGTGTGCCACCCAGGCGTCCCCTGCGGCCAATGGCGTCGCCACCTTCCACTTCGGCAACTCCCACGGATCTGTGTCCACCATCGGCCGTAACCTGGCCAGCTTCATCGAACGGGAAGTGGTGGCGCGCACCGGTTTACGTGACTGCCGCACCCACGGCCGCACGTGGGACCTGCTGCGACTCACCCGGATGCCCACCGTACAGGTGGACATCGGCTACATCACCAATCCCCGTGACCGGGCCATGCTGGTGTCATCGCAGACTCGTGATGCCATCGCCGAAGGTGTGCTGGCCGCAGTCAAGCGGTTGTATCTGCTGGGCAAGAACGACCGTCCCACAGGCACTTTCACGTTTGCCGAACTACTGGCTCACGAAGCAGCCATGGGCCAGGCGGCGGCAGCCCGACTCAGCGGCTCCTGA
- the trxA gene encoding thioredoxin — protein MSADSATVTVSDDSFTQDVLNSTTPVLVDFWATWCGPCKMVAPVLEEIASEKAGQLTVAKLDVDANPETARDFQVVSIPTMILFQNGEAVKRIVGAKGKAALLRELGDVVS, from the coding sequence ATGAGCGCCGACAGCGCCACCGTCACCGTTTCCGACGACTCGTTCACCCAGGACGTCCTCAACAGCACCACGCCGGTACTGGTGGACTTCTGGGCCACCTGGTGCGGGCCGTGCAAGATGGTGGCCCCGGTACTCGAGGAGATCGCCAGTGAGAAAGCGGGCCAGCTCACGGTCGCCAAGCTCGATGTGGACGCCAACCCCGAGACCGCCCGAGATTTCCAGGTGGTCTCCATCCCGACCATGATTCTGTTCCAGAACGGCGAGGCCGTGAAGCGCATCGTCGGGGCCAAAGGCAAGGCTGCCCTGCTGCGCGAACTCGGTGACGTGGTTTCCTAG